One genomic region from Augochlora pura isolate Apur16 chromosome 7, APUR_v2.2.1, whole genome shotgun sequence encodes:
- the LOC144473319 gene encoding uncharacterized protein LOC144473319: MWDSSRDSSGITGGFTSKNIAGSSRESAVRVRNIVPVMIGLLHRAKGELKVLGKPVHIVSILGILQRVKESATKETYVIGDETGTITAFRRLEAENSTSSPSFKLDTEQSLVLSVIKAEDKTDDTGIHRSVLIQKVPQYIVSRLDAILDFLSGEGHIYTTLNNEYFKAT, encoded by the exons atgtggGATAGCAGTAGAGACAGTTCGGGAATCACAGGTGGTTTCACCAGCAAAAACATCGCTGGCAGCAGCAGAGAAAGTGCTGTAAGAGTGCGAAACATCGTTCCCGTAATGATCGGACTTCTACACAGAGCTAAGGGCGAACTGAAAGTTCTTGGTAAGCCCGTGCATATCGTATCCATATTAGGAATTTTGCAACGCGTAAAAGAATCGGCCACGAAGGAGACGTACGTAATCGGGGACGAAACTGGAACCATTACAGCCTTCCGTCGGTTGGAAGCCGAAAATTCAACTTCGAGTCCTTCCTTTAAATTAGATAC AGAGCAGAGTTTAGTTTTGAGTGTAATCAAAGCAGAAGATAAGACCGACGACACCGGCATCCACAGAAGTGTTCTGATTCAGAAAGTGCCACAATATATCGTATCAAGACTTGATGCCATACTTGATTTCCTATCAGGTGAAGGCCACATATATACCACGCTTAATAACGAATATTTCAAAGCAACCTAA